The following coding sequences lie in one Mercenaria mercenaria strain notata chromosome 5, MADL_Memer_1, whole genome shotgun sequence genomic window:
- the LOC123558981 gene encoding uncharacterized protein LOC123558981, producing MELRIYFSLYAYAIVKLLLISCIDCECVLPLSSGIWISSSRGTWTVPENRTEIQNFKATLALSQTMSDLTCISSSGNQYILGTSSDIQLFPGIFVNSYTCIEFQTTSHTPSKYEFYFVTDIDIATGEPFTSNVNTVCDGTVAETASNTNILLADGTAAETVKESLPNVIRGDYTVTITDQNSATSNQTLLGSCNDTSAFYFSEIVNATQAVSAVGFSDSGVLYNMKSFTSNGVTYIYTYNNDTSVNSFSTYTFSCWAVAQASGSSLVYATVFPEVCQVNQNASHVPSGGQVLILEPSVTCREYQCNVFCSFRFSVHI from the exons ATGGAATTGcggatttatttttcattatatgcATATGCGATTGTAAAACTTCTATTAATTTCTTGCATAG ATTGTGAGTGCGTGCTACCTTTGTCCAGCGGTATATGGATATCGTCGTCACGCGGTACATGGACAGTACCGGAAAATAGGACAGAAATACAGAACTTCAAAGCCACCCTAGCCCTATCGCAAACAATGTCCGATCTAACGTGCATCAGCTCGTCTGGAAATCAGTATATACTTGG AACAAGTTCCGATATACAACTTTTTCCTGGCATCTTTGTGAATTCTTACACATGTATAGAATTCCAAACAACATCACACACGCcttcaaaatatgaattttattttgttacag ATATTGATATTGCCACTGGTGAGCCATTTACCTCAAATGTCAATACGGTATGTGACGGCACTGTCGCAGAAACGGCTTCAAACACAAACATTCTTTTAGCAGATG gAACAGCTGCAGAGACAGTAAAAGAGAGTTTACCAAACGTGATTAGAGGGGACTACACAGTAACTATTACAGATCAAAACAGTGCGACAAGTAACCAGACATTGCTCGGGTCTTGTAATGATACGAGTGCCTTTTACTTCTCTGAAATAGTGAACGCAACACAAGCTGTGAGTGCCGTTGGATTTTCAG ATTCTGGAGTGTTGTACAACATGAAGTCTTTCACATCAAACGGTGTAACGTACATTTACACATACAATAATGACACGTCTGTAAACTCATTCTCTACCTATACATTTTCTTGCTGG GCTGTTGCTCAGGCGTCTGGCTCCTCATTGGTGTATGCCACAGTGTTTCCAGAGGTATGTCAGGTCAACCAGAATGCTTCACATGTACCCAGCGGAGGACAGGTTCTGATCCTTGAGCCATCAG tcACCTGCCGTGAGTATCAGTGTAATGTGTTTTGTAGTTTCAGATTCTCGGTTCATATCTGA